The Leifsonia williamsii genome includes a region encoding these proteins:
- a CDS encoding MarR family winged helix-turn-helix transcriptional regulator: MEHVREPQEPQDQTASGPRPGGATDREGAISPGGAPRPDSDVLEALQVYRAAEAAMRRRTGAAMGIGDNDLLALRLILDNTAAGRPTAAKDVSAYLGVSSASTSALIDRLVRGGFVERRPSLVDKRSTELVPTTAALGDTGPLLAAAQEQIAAATAELSPDEAQTVTRFLQKMRETVDRISSRTAND, from the coding sequence GTGGAGCACGTTCGGGAGCCGCAGGAGCCGCAGGATCAGACTGCGAGCGGCCCGCGCCCGGGCGGCGCCACCGACCGGGAGGGTGCCATCAGCCCGGGCGGTGCTCCCCGTCCCGACAGCGACGTGCTCGAGGCGTTGCAGGTGTACCGGGCGGCAGAGGCCGCGATGCGCCGCCGGACCGGGGCCGCGATGGGGATCGGCGACAACGACCTCCTGGCGCTCCGCCTCATCCTCGACAACACCGCCGCCGGCCGCCCCACGGCCGCGAAGGACGTGAGCGCCTATCTGGGAGTATCCAGCGCCTCCACCAGCGCCCTGATCGACCGTCTCGTCCGCGGCGGATTCGTGGAGCGGCGCCCGAGCCTCGTCGACAAGCGGTCGACCGAACTCGTGCCCACCACCGCCGCTCTCGGCGACACCGGCCCGCTGCTTGCGGCCGCCCAGGAGCAGATCGCCGCGGCCACCGCGGAGCTGAGTCCCGACGAGGCGCAGACCGTCACGCGGTTCCTGCAGAAGATGCGCGAGACGGTGGACCGCATCTCGTCGCGCACCGCGAACGACTAG
- a CDS encoding diacylglycerol/lipid kinase family protein: MSTAAIVVNPVKVDADALRAALTAAEERWGWEPTHWIETTEEDPGTGQTREALDRGADVVIAAGGDGTVRTVAEVLRGTGTPLALLPSGTGNLLARNLDLTLDDVDHALDTALNGTDRPIDVGVVELRDADGDNRTRRHAYLVMAGLGIDAQMIAATDDDLKAKAGWLAYVKAIGKVLRDKNELRLRYQLDGGRVHGMRAHTVLIGNCGSLPANILLLPEAAVDDGEFDIVVLRPEGFVGWVQIIVKIFWENGIMRRTSVGRRLMGENKEVRAMNYLKGREFVLKLSRAQEVELDGDLFGRASALKTWIDPRSLNVRVPKDA; the protein is encoded by the coding sequence ATGAGCACTGCCGCGATCGTCGTCAATCCCGTGAAGGTCGACGCGGACGCCCTGCGCGCCGCCCTGACGGCCGCGGAGGAGCGCTGGGGCTGGGAGCCCACCCACTGGATCGAGACCACCGAGGAGGACCCGGGAACCGGTCAGACGCGCGAGGCCCTCGACCGCGGCGCCGACGTCGTGATCGCGGCGGGCGGCGACGGCACCGTGCGGACGGTCGCGGAGGTGCTGCGCGGCACGGGGACCCCGTTGGCCCTGCTGCCCAGCGGGACCGGCAACCTCCTCGCCCGCAACCTCGACCTCACCCTCGACGACGTCGACCACGCGCTCGACACGGCGCTCAACGGCACCGACCGCCCCATCGATGTCGGCGTCGTGGAGCTGCGCGACGCCGACGGCGACAACCGCACGCGCCGCCACGCCTACCTCGTGATGGCCGGCCTCGGCATCGACGCCCAGATGATCGCGGCCACCGACGACGACCTCAAGGCCAAGGCGGGCTGGCTGGCGTACGTGAAGGCGATCGGGAAGGTGCTGCGGGACAAGAACGAGCTGCGGCTGCGCTACCAGCTCGACGGCGGGCGGGTGCACGGGATGCGCGCCCACACGGTGCTCATCGGCAACTGCGGCAGCCTCCCCGCCAACATCCTGCTGCTGCCGGAGGCGGCGGTGGACGACGGCGAGTTCGACATCGTGGTGCTGCGGCCGGAGGGGTTCGTCGGCTGGGTGCAGATCATCGTCAAGATCTTCTGGGAGAACGGCATCATGCGCCGCACCTCCGTCGGCCGCCGGCTGATGGGCGAGAACAAGGAGGTGCGCGCGATGAACTACCTCAAGGGCCGCGAGTTCGTGCTCAAGCTCAGCCGCGCGCAGGAGGTCGAGTTGGACGGCGACCTGTTCGGCCGCGCCTCCGCCCTCAAGACGTGGATCGACCCGCGCAGCCTGAACGTGCGGGTGCCGAAGGACGCCTGA
- the argG gene encoding argininosuccinate synthase, whose protein sequence is MSKVLSSLPVGERVGIAFSGGLDTSCAVAWMREKGAIPCTYTADIGQYDEPDIASVPGRAGQYGAEIARLVDAKRALVEEGLIALQCGAFHIRSGGKTYFNTTPLGRAVTGVMLVRAMMEDGVEIWGDGSTYKGNDIERFYRYGLVANPRLRIYKPWLDAAFVEELGGRKEMSEWLVARGFPYRDATEKAYSTDANIWGATHEAKRLEELDAGLDIVDPIMGLAAWREDVEVTPETVSVRFEAGRPVAINGVEFDDPVALVLEANAIGGRHGLGASDQIENRIIEAKSRGIYEAPGMALLHIVYERLLNAIHNEDTVANYHNEGRRLGRLMYEGRWLDPQSLMLRESLQRWVGSAITGEVTLRLRRGDDYTILDTTGPALSYHPDKLSMERVGNAAFGPGDRIGQLTMRNLDIADSRARLEQYAAAGLIGGPTGELVGALEEGSARAILEVDVAPADEELSREIDASSEGAAFDSGTD, encoded by the coding sequence GTGTCCAAGGTTCTGAGCAGTCTTCCGGTCGGCGAGCGAGTCGGGATCGCGTTCTCGGGGGGTCTCGACACCTCCTGCGCGGTCGCGTGGATGCGTGAGAAGGGTGCGATCCCTTGCACCTACACCGCCGATATCGGGCAGTACGACGAGCCCGACATCGCCTCGGTCCCCGGCCGCGCCGGCCAGTACGGCGCCGAGATCGCCCGGCTGGTCGACGCCAAGCGCGCCCTGGTCGAGGAGGGCCTGATCGCGCTGCAGTGCGGCGCCTTCCACATCCGCTCCGGCGGCAAGACGTACTTCAACACCACCCCGCTCGGTCGCGCGGTCACCGGCGTCATGCTGGTGCGCGCGATGATGGAGGACGGGGTCGAGATCTGGGGCGACGGCTCCACCTACAAGGGCAACGACATCGAGCGGTTCTACCGCTACGGCCTGGTCGCCAACCCGCGCCTGCGCATCTACAAGCCGTGGCTCGACGCGGCGTTCGTCGAGGAGCTCGGCGGCCGTAAAGAGATGAGCGAGTGGCTCGTCGCGCGCGGCTTCCCGTACCGCGACGCCACCGAGAAGGCGTACTCGACCGACGCCAACATCTGGGGCGCCACCCACGAGGCGAAGCGCCTGGAGGAGCTCGACGCCGGCCTCGACATCGTGGACCCGATCATGGGGCTCGCCGCCTGGCGTGAGGACGTGGAGGTCACCCCGGAGACGGTCTCCGTCCGCTTCGAGGCCGGCCGCCCGGTCGCCATCAACGGCGTCGAGTTCGACGACCCGGTGGCGCTCGTGCTCGAGGCCAACGCGATCGGCGGACGCCACGGGCTCGGCGCCTCCGACCAGATCGAGAACCGCATCATCGAGGCGAAGAGCCGCGGCATCTACGAGGCCCCCGGCATGGCGCTGCTGCACATCGTCTACGAGCGCCTCCTCAACGCGATCCACAACGAGGACACGGTCGCGAACTACCACAACGAGGGCCGCCGCCTCGGCCGCCTCATGTACGAGGGCCGCTGGCTCGACCCGCAGTCGCTCATGCTGCGCGAGTCGCTGCAGCGCTGGGTCGGCTCGGCGATCACGGGCGAGGTCACCCTCCGCCTCCGCCGTGGCGACGACTACACGATCCTCGACACGACCGGTCCGGCGCTCAGCTACCACCCGGACAAGCTGTCGATGGAGCGCGTGGGCAACGCCGCGTTCGGTCCCGGCGACCGCATCGGCCAGCTGACCATGCGCAACCTCGACATCGCCGACTCCCGCGCGCGGCTGGAGCAGTACGCTGCGGCCGGCCTGATCGGCGGCCCGACCGGCGAGCTGGTCGGTGCGCTCGAGGAGGGCAGCGCCCGTGCGATCCTCGAGGTCGACGTCGCACCGGCCGACGAGGAGCTGTCGCGCGAGATCGACGCGAGCTCCGAGGGCGCCGCGTTCGACTCCGGCACCGACTGA
- a CDS encoding serine/threonine-protein kinase → MEDGLLLGRYELHERLGRGGMASVYRALDTQLGRSVAVKLFPAGTAVDDARRRAEATLLGRLSHPHLVALHDAHLAAEGDTTPTFLVLELVEGSDLRSRMADGPVAPELAATIATDIADALVAVHEAGMVHRDLKPANILVADPAVPGGRPIVKLADFGIAHLVGAERLTTVGTIIGTAAYLSPEQASGAEAGPPADIYALGLVVLEALTGRTEFPGTPVEAVAARVIRDPRIPGSLPEDWRGLLAAMTARDPALRPTALEAAIMARELAPQLAGWTPDAAERGETEQEETRVMGGVSAGVTVIGAADGGAAAMTGPAGFSGRRAATVGTTAPTAPLSRPRRTRRRRTALGLVVGGGIAAVAATTLVVGSLLAPAPAAPGTETVHTPRPTPTVQAPPATVAPAVAPDTQTVPDDAQPAVDDNSGQGSGDQGSTGSGNGNGAGDGPAKEAKQDKPAKQDKPAKGNGPGSNSGKGKGAKK, encoded by the coding sequence GTGGAAGACGGACTCCTGCTCGGCCGGTACGAGCTGCACGAACGGCTCGGCCGCGGCGGCATGGCATCGGTGTACCGCGCCCTGGACACCCAGCTGGGCCGCTCGGTGGCTGTCAAGCTCTTCCCCGCAGGCACGGCCGTCGACGACGCCCGCCGCCGCGCGGAGGCCACCCTGCTCGGCAGGCTGAGCCACCCGCATCTGGTCGCGCTGCACGATGCCCACCTGGCCGCCGAGGGCGACACGACGCCGACCTTCCTCGTGCTGGAGCTGGTGGAGGGCAGCGACCTGCGCTCCCGCATGGCCGACGGGCCGGTGGCGCCGGAGCTCGCCGCGACGATCGCGACCGACATCGCCGACGCGCTCGTCGCCGTCCACGAGGCGGGGATGGTCCACCGCGACCTGAAGCCCGCCAACATCCTCGTCGCCGATCCCGCGGTGCCCGGCGGCCGCCCGATCGTCAAGCTCGCCGACTTCGGGATCGCGCACCTCGTCGGCGCGGAGCGGCTCACCACGGTCGGCACCATCATCGGCACGGCCGCCTACCTGAGCCCCGAGCAGGCGTCGGGGGCGGAGGCCGGGCCTCCCGCCGACATCTACGCCCTGGGTCTGGTGGTGCTGGAGGCGCTCACCGGCCGCACGGAGTTCCCCGGCACGCCCGTGGAGGCGGTGGCGGCCCGCGTCATCCGCGACCCGCGGATCCCGGGGAGCCTCCCCGAGGACTGGCGCGGCCTGCTCGCCGCGATGACGGCCCGCGACCCAGCACTCCGGCCCACGGCCCTCGAAGCCGCGATCATGGCGCGCGAACTGGCGCCCCAGCTCGCCGGGTGGACCCCGGATGCCGCGGAGAGGGGGGAGACGGAGCAGGAGGAGACGCGCGTGATGGGCGGCGTCTCGGCCGGGGTCACGGTGATCGGAGCCGCAGACGGTGGCGCAGCGGCCATGACCGGGCCGGCCGGCTTCTCGGGGCGACGGGCCGCAACGGTCGGCACCACGGCGCCGACCGCGCCGCTCTCGCGTCCGCGTCGCACCCGGCGTCGCCGCACGGCGCTCGGGCTCGTGGTCGGTGGAGGCATCGCGGCGGTCGCCGCGACCACGCTCGTCGTCGGCAGCCTCCTCGCGCCGGCTCCGGCGGCCCCGGGCACGGAGACCGTGCACACGCCGCGCCCCACGCCGACGGTGCAGGCGCCTCCCGCCACGGTCGCTCCGGCCGTCGCGCCCGACACGCAGACCGTCCCCGATGACGCCCAGCCGGCGGTGGACGACAACAGCGGCCAGGGGAGCGGCGACCAGGGTAGCACCGGATCGGGTAACGGGAACGGCGCCGGAGACGGCCCGGCCAAGGAGGCCAAGCAGGACAAGCCGGCCAAGCAGGACAAGCCGGCCAAGGGCAACGGCCCCGGCAGCAACAGCGGCAAGGGCAAAGGCGCGAAGAAGTAG
- a CDS encoding DUF6458 family protein, which yields MSLGTGIVLFVIGAILAFALNVQVDWVDLHLVGYILMIAGAVGIIIGIVLLTRRRSSVATTRTAVDPATGERVTRRSSESDDIV from the coding sequence ATGAGCCTCGGCACGGGGATCGTGCTGTTCGTCATCGGCGCCATCCTCGCGTTCGCACTGAACGTCCAGGTCGACTGGGTCGACCTCCACCTGGTGGGCTACATCCTGATGATCGCCGGCGCCGTCGGCATCATCATCGGGATCGTCCTGCTCACCCGGCGTCGCAGCTCGGTCGCGACGACACGCACGGCGGTCGATCCTGCGACCGGCGAGCGGGTCACCCGCCGCAGCAGCGAGTCGGACGACATCGTCTGA
- a CDS encoding agmatine deiminase family protein, with protein sequence MTWRMPAETAPHERTWMAFPRAGLTLGDDAASAEEAYAAWTAVAHATAEFEPVTMVVDPSERERARRMLGSHIEQVEAPLDEFWMRDFGPTFVLDDERPGVLGAVDWVFNGWGDPDWAEWEKSAEIARFVAAQTGAELVSSLLVNEGGGIHVDGDGTVLVTETVQLDPRRNKYADKARVEAELARTIGATHVVWLPRGLTRDYDDFGTNGHVDIVATIPSPGRLLLHTQRDPEHPDHAVSRELRALLADTTDAAGRSWDIVDLPAPATLRDEEGFVDWSYVNHLVVNGGVIACGFGEEKADAEATEILEAVYPGRRVSMIDSRPIFARGGGIHCITQQQPALPKVVSE encoded by the coding sequence ATGACCTGGCGCATGCCCGCCGAGACCGCACCGCACGAGCGCACCTGGATGGCCTTCCCGCGCGCCGGCCTCACCCTCGGCGACGACGCCGCCTCCGCCGAGGAGGCGTACGCCGCCTGGACCGCCGTCGCGCACGCGACCGCCGAGTTCGAGCCGGTCACCATGGTGGTCGACCCGTCCGAGCGCGAGCGCGCCCGCCGCATGCTGGGGTCGCATATCGAGCAGGTGGAGGCTCCGCTCGACGAGTTCTGGATGCGCGACTTCGGCCCCACCTTCGTCCTCGACGACGAGCGCCCCGGCGTCCTCGGCGCCGTCGACTGGGTCTTCAACGGCTGGGGCGACCCCGACTGGGCCGAGTGGGAGAAGTCGGCCGAGATCGCACGCTTCGTCGCCGCGCAGACGGGCGCCGAGCTGGTCAGCTCGCTCCTCGTCAACGAGGGCGGCGGCATCCACGTCGACGGCGACGGCACCGTGCTCGTCACCGAGACCGTGCAGCTCGACCCGCGCCGCAACAAGTACGCCGACAAGGCCAGGGTGGAGGCGGAGCTCGCCCGCACCATCGGCGCCACGCACGTGGTCTGGCTGCCCCGCGGCCTCACCCGCGACTACGACGACTTCGGAACCAACGGCCACGTCGACATCGTCGCGACCATCCCCTCCCCCGGCCGCCTGCTGCTGCACACCCAGCGCGACCCGGAGCACCCCGACCACGCGGTCAGCCGCGAGCTGCGCGCCCTGCTCGCCGACACGACGGATGCCGCCGGCCGCAGCTGGGACATCGTCGACCTCCCGGCGCCCGCGACCCTGCGCGACGAGGAGGGCTTCGTCGACTGGAGCTACGTGAACCACCTCGTCGTCAACGGCGGCGTGATCGCGTGCGGGTTCGGCGAGGAGAAGGCCGATGCGGAGGCGACCGAGATCCTCGAGGCCGTCTACCCGGGCCGCCGGGTCAGCATGATCGACTCGCGCCCGATCTTCGCGCGCGGCGGCGGCATCCACTGCATCACCCAGCAGCAGCCCGCCCTGCCGAAGGTGGTCAGCGAGTGA
- a CDS encoding GNAT family N-acetyltransferase translates to MHHLLDNPAWHALTGAHRSLAIGDDRARRYRADVSPFAAVADPGDPAAFRHLGEVVGAGATVGVFADEPPAGWQTLAAYDAVQYVYERPEAPVLPALDGEARLVPLGDADVPEALDLVERTRPGPFLERTIEFGGYHGVRVGDRLAAMAGQRMRPEGWCEVSAVCADPAFRGRGYAAQAMAAVMAGIVARGERPFLHVEAANDRAVAVYERLGFRARRSVTILVCRAG, encoded by the coding sequence ATGCACCACCTGCTCGACAACCCCGCCTGGCACGCGCTGACCGGCGCGCACCGGTCGCTCGCGATCGGCGACGATCGCGCGCGCCGCTACCGGGCGGACGTGTCCCCCTTCGCCGCGGTCGCCGATCCCGGCGATCCGGCGGCCTTCCGTCACCTCGGCGAGGTCGTGGGCGCCGGCGCGACCGTCGGTGTCTTCGCCGACGAGCCTCCCGCGGGCTGGCAGACGCTCGCAGCCTATGACGCCGTCCAGTACGTCTACGAACGGCCGGAGGCGCCGGTGCTGCCCGCGCTCGACGGCGAGGCGCGCCTCGTCCCCCTCGGCGACGCCGATGTGCCGGAGGCGCTCGACCTCGTGGAGCGCACCCGGCCCGGCCCGTTCCTGGAGCGCACGATCGAGTTCGGCGGCTACCACGGTGTCCGCGTCGGGGACCGGCTGGCGGCGATGGCCGGCCAGCGGATGCGGCCGGAGGGTTGGTGCGAGGTGAGCGCGGTGTGCGCAGACCCGGCCTTCCGCGGGCGCGGCTACGCGGCGCAGGCGATGGCGGCCGTGATGGCCGGCATCGTCGCCCGCGGCGAGCGGCCCTTCCTCCACGTCGAGGCCGCGAACGACCGGGCGGTGGCCGTGTACGAGCGGCTCGGCTTCCGGGCGCGGCGCTCGGTCACGATCCTGGTGTGCCGGGCGGGGTAG
- a CDS encoding D-alanyl-D-alanine carboxypeptidase family protein: MPHAPRLIRTALAVSLLVALSGCTSVGLGAPLASGGGGGDTAPGAQGGSGAITDAGQLTDDDGYIADGSSLTLDNDLPAVQRLNPALLDALRAADDAAEQRGTELTIADGWRSERYQAYLFAQAVEQYGSEEEASRWVKRGADSEHVSGDAVDIATADGVDFLNRFGAEWGLCQAYANEAWHFELLTEPGGECPAPAADGRG, encoded by the coding sequence ATGCCCCACGCACCGCGCCTCATCCGCACCGCCCTCGCCGTCTCGCTCCTCGTCGCTCTGAGCGGTTGCACCTCCGTGGGCCTCGGGGCGCCCCTTGCGAGCGGTGGCGGTGGCGGCGACACCGCACCCGGAGCGCAGGGCGGCTCCGGCGCGATCACGGACGCCGGCCAGCTCACCGACGACGACGGGTACATCGCCGACGGCTCCTCGCTGACCCTCGACAATGACCTCCCCGCCGTCCAGCGCCTGAACCCGGCACTGCTCGATGCCCTGCGCGCCGCCGACGACGCGGCCGAGCAGCGGGGCACCGAGCTCACCATCGCCGACGGCTGGCGCTCCGAGCGCTACCAGGCGTATCTGTTCGCCCAGGCGGTCGAGCAGTACGGGAGCGAGGAGGAGGCGTCCCGCTGGGTGAAGCGCGGAGCCGACTCCGAGCACGTCTCCGGCGACGCGGTCGACATCGCGACGGCCGACGGCGTGGACTTCCTCAACCGGTTCGGCGCCGAGTGGGGCCTCTGCCAGGCCTACGCCAACGAGGCCTGGCACTTCGAGCTGCTCACCGAGCCGGGCGGCGAGTGCCCGGCGCCGGCGGCGGATGGGCGGGGGTAG
- a CDS encoding MarR family winged helix-turn-helix transcriptional regulator → MTRDAVEAEVHRPENWPLGRLLGAASRAVERAWADALEARGLTHAGLIVLHLLENGVSSQADLARIAQVEAQTMSRTVDRLEREGLVTRTPDPRDRRRHVLAVTPAGRDAFAGVSGLEDEVFPEVDDRDALRRALIQIVAESLPGGR, encoded by the coding sequence ATGACTCGCGACGCTGTCGAGGCGGAGGTGCACCGCCCCGAGAACTGGCCGCTCGGCCGGCTGCTCGGCGCCGCCTCCCGCGCCGTCGAGCGTGCCTGGGCCGACGCCCTGGAGGCCCGCGGCCTCACCCACGCCGGCCTGATCGTGCTGCACCTGCTCGAGAACGGCGTGAGCTCGCAGGCCGACCTCGCGCGCATCGCCCAGGTGGAGGCGCAGACCATGTCGCGCACGGTGGACCGGCTGGAGCGGGAGGGCCTCGTCACCCGGACCCCCGACCCCCGCGACCGCCGCCGCCACGTCCTCGCCGTCACCCCGGCCGGGCGCGACGCCTTCGCCGGCGTGAGCGGCCTGGAGGACGAGGTGTTCCCCGAGGTCGACGACCGCGACGCGCTGCGCCGGGCGCTGATCCAGATCGTGGCCGAATCGTTGCCGGGCGGTCGCTGA
- a CDS encoding pyridoxal phosphate-dependent decarboxylase family protein — protein sequence MNNTPDRMHAVTPETRGLVDLVLDYSRRRILSTDTPLDKPLPEFELRRLAGQTVSEEGMGGERALALFEHVLAPACITTDHPQYLSFIPTAPTKAATAFDLVVSASAVYGGSWLEGSGAVYAENQVLAWLASEFGLPKTAGGVFVQGGTLGNLSALVAARETARADRGNPAGRWVIVCSAEAHSSVASAARVMDVDVVAVQPGESGVLTGDVVRPALEEYGPAVFAVVATGGSTNFGIVDDIASIAELKTEHSFWLHVDGAYGLAGMLSPLGRPLFAGVEEADSVIVDPHKWLFAPFDACALIYRDPETGRRAHTQHAEYLDTLTETAEWSPSDYAAHLTRRARGLPFWFSLASHGAKAYREAVTASLELAQRIAAEIERRDGLRLVRRPQLSVVVFEKDGWTKEDYARWSARLLDEQRAFVTPSSHNGRPNTRFAILNPLTRFEDLVAILDSME from the coding sequence ATGAACAACACGCCCGACCGCATGCACGCCGTCACCCCCGAGACCCGCGGTCTCGTCGACCTCGTGCTCGACTACTCGCGCCGCCGCATCCTGAGCACCGACACCCCGCTCGACAAGCCGCTGCCCGAGTTCGAGCTGCGCCGGCTCGCCGGTCAGACCGTGTCGGAGGAGGGGATGGGCGGCGAGCGCGCGCTGGCGCTGTTCGAGCACGTCCTGGCTCCGGCGTGCATCACGACCGACCACCCGCAGTACCTCTCGTTCATCCCGACGGCTCCGACGAAGGCGGCCACCGCTTTCGACCTCGTCGTCTCCGCGAGTGCGGTGTACGGCGGCTCATGGCTGGAGGGATCCGGCGCCGTCTACGCCGAGAACCAGGTGCTGGCGTGGCTGGCGAGCGAGTTCGGCCTCCCGAAGACCGCCGGGGGCGTATTCGTGCAGGGCGGGACGCTGGGCAACCTGTCCGCGCTCGTCGCGGCGCGCGAGACCGCGCGGGCCGACCGCGGCAACCCGGCGGGCCGCTGGGTGATCGTGTGCAGCGCGGAGGCGCACTCCTCGGTCGCCTCGGCCGCCCGCGTCATGGACGTCGACGTGGTCGCGGTGCAGCCCGGCGAGTCGGGCGTGCTGACCGGCGACGTGGTGCGCCCGGCGCTGGAGGAGTACGGTCCGGCGGTGTTCGCGGTGGTCGCCACCGGCGGTTCGACCAACTTCGGGATCGTCGACGACATCGCCTCCATCGCCGAACTGAAGACGGAGCACAGCTTCTGGCTGCACGTCGACGGCGCCTACGGCCTCGCCGGGATGCTGTCGCCGCTGGGACGACCGCTGTTCGCGGGTGTCGAGGAGGCCGACTCGGTCATCGTGGACCCGCACAAGTGGCTGTTCGCCCCGTTCGACGCCTGCGCCCTGATCTACCGCGACCCCGAGACCGGGCGCCGCGCGCACACGCAGCACGCCGAGTACCTCGACACGCTGACCGAGACGGCCGAGTGGAGCCCGTCCGACTACGCCGCGCACCTCACCCGGCGCGCACGCGGCCTTCCGTTCTGGTTCTCGCTCGCCAGCCACGGCGCGAAGGCGTACCGGGAGGCCGTCACGGCCTCCCTCGAGCTCGCGCAGCGCATCGCGGCCGAGATCGAGCGGCGCGACGGGCTGCGGCTGGTGCGCCGCCCGCAACTGTCGGTCGTGGTGTTCGAGAAGGACGGCTGGACCAAGGAGGACTACGCCCGCTGGTCCGCGCGCCTGCTCGACGAGCAGCGCGCCTTCGTGACCCCGAGCTCGCACAACGGCCGCCCGAACACGCGGTTCGCCATCCTGAACCCGCTGACGCGGTTCGAGGACCTGGTGGCCATCCTCGACTCGATGGAGTGA
- a CDS encoding amidase has translation MRDRAPFDVVEAGIAELREALEAGSTTAVELVTAYLARIDAYDAAGPRLNAVVVRNPDALEEARASDARRTRGETLGPLDGIPYTAKDSYLAKGLTAAAGSPAFEHLVAQRDAFTIERLRAGGAILLGLTNMPPMANGGMQRGVYGRAESPYNGDYLTAAFGSGSSNGSGTATAASFAAFGLGEETWSSGRAPASNNGLCAYTPSRGVISVRGNWPLVPTMDVVVPHTRTMADLLEVLDVIVADDTETRGDFWRAQPWVPLPAASALRPASYPAAAADASLAGARVGIPRMYINADPEAGTAQNPGIGGPTGQRIETRPSIVELWEAARRDLEAAGATVVETDFPVVSNYEGDRPGAPTVFTRGLVSAEYLHREIVDLSAWAWDDFLRANGDPALSTLADVDGATIFPAPPGALPDRYTGFDDDITEYPAWVREHPGAALTDIPELEAGLRGLEETRRVDLEEWMDANGLDAVVFPAVADVAPADMDVNPASADLGWRNGVWVANGNLVPRHLGIPTVTVPLGTMPDTGMPVGLTFAGRAYDDTRLLALAAGFERLAPRRTEPPRTPRL, from the coding sequence GTGAGGGACCGCGCCCCCTTCGACGTCGTCGAGGCCGGCATCGCCGAGCTGCGGGAGGCGCTGGAGGCCGGCAGCACCACCGCCGTCGAGCTCGTCACCGCCTACCTCGCCCGCATCGACGCCTACGACGCCGCCGGTCCGCGCCTCAACGCCGTGGTCGTCCGCAACCCGGACGCACTGGAGGAGGCCCGCGCCTCCGACGCCCGGCGCACCCGCGGCGAGACGCTCGGCCCGCTCGACGGCATCCCGTACACCGCCAAAGATAGTTACCTCGCGAAGGGGCTCACCGCCGCGGCCGGCTCGCCCGCGTTCGAGCACCTGGTCGCGCAGCGCGACGCCTTCACCATCGAGCGGCTGCGGGCGGGAGGCGCGATCCTCCTCGGCCTGACCAACATGCCCCCGATGGCGAACGGAGGGATGCAGCGCGGCGTCTACGGACGCGCCGAGAGCCCGTACAACGGCGACTACCTGACGGCCGCCTTCGGCTCGGGGTCGTCCAACGGCTCCGGCACCGCGACGGCGGCGAGCTTCGCCGCGTTCGGCCTCGGCGAGGAGACCTGGTCGTCGGGCCGCGCCCCGGCCTCCAACAACGGCCTCTGCGCCTACACGCCCTCGCGCGGGGTCATCTCCGTGCGCGGCAACTGGCCGCTGGTGCCCACGATGGATGTCGTGGTGCCGCACACGCGCACGATGGCCGACCTCCTCGAGGTGCTCGACGTGATCGTCGCCGACGACACGGAGACGCGGGGCGACTTCTGGCGCGCGCAGCCCTGGGTGCCGCTCCCGGCCGCGTCGGCCCTGCGGCCGGCATCGTACCCGGCGGCCGCCGCCGACGCCTCGCTCGCCGGTGCGCGCGTGGGCATCCCGCGCATGTACATCAACGCCGACCCGGAGGCGGGCACCGCCCAGAACCCGGGCATCGGCGGCCCGACCGGACAGCGCATCGAGACGCGGCCGTCGATCGTGGAGCTGTGGGAGGCCGCCCGCCGCGACCTCGAGGCCGCCGGTGCGACCGTGGTCGAGACCGACTTCCCGGTGGTGTCGAACTACGAGGGCGACCGGCCGGGCGCGCCCACCGTGTTCACGCGCGGCCTCGTCTCGGCGGAGTACCTGCACCGCGAGATCGTGGACCTCTCGGCGTGGGCGTGGGACGACTTCCTGCGCGCCAACGGCGACCCCGCCCTCTCGACGCTCGCAGACGTGGACGGCGCGACCATCTTCCCCGCGCCTCCCGGAGCCCTGCCCGACCGGTACACCGGCTTCGACGACGACATCACCGAGTACCCCGCGTGGGTGCGCGAGCATCCCGGCGCCGCGCTGACCGACATCCCCGAGCTGGAGGCCGGACTCCGCGGCCTCGAGGAGACCCGCCGCGTCGACCTGGAGGAGTGGATGGACGCGAACGGCCTCGACGCCGTCGTGTTCCCGGCCGTGGCCGACGTCGCGCCCGCCGACATGGACGTGAACCCCGCCTCCGCCGACCTCGGCTGGCGCAACGGCGTGTGGGTGGCGAACGGCAACCTCGTCCCGCGGCACCTCGGCATCCCGACCGTGACCGTGCCGCTCGGCACCATGCCCGACACCGGGATGCCCGTCGGCCTCACCTTCGCAGGCCGCGCTTACGACGACACCCGCCTGCTCGCCCTGGCCGCCGGCTTCGAGCGCCTGGCTCCCCGCCGCACCGAGCCCCCGCGCACCCCGCGCCTCTGA